A portion of the Blautia hansenii DSM 20583 genome contains these proteins:
- a CDS encoding helix-turn-helix domain-containing protein, translated as MAIYRKLLIIPFYLPSLPILKAVSKLKVLAWIQFLHHNTLLRNTFYTEAELRKTLAENLVYLRKSKQTKLSQKAVARLLHLPEKTIMNYENGHTLPSAYAVFRLAQYYGCTMEDLLTQNMKKKEG; from the coding sequence GTGGCGATATACAGGAAGCTGCTCATTATACCATTTTATCTTCCGTCACTGCCGATTCTGAAAGCCGTATCGAAATTGAAGGTTCTTGCTTGGATACAGTTCTTGCATCATAACACACTATTGAGGAACACCTTTTATACCGAAGCCGAACTACGCAAAACTCTGGCAGAAAATCTCGTTTATTTAAGAAAATCCAAGCAGACGAAACTCTCTCAGAAAGCCGTAGCAAGACTTCTACATCTACCGGAAAAAACAATTATGAACTATGAAAATGGGCATACGCTTCCATCTGCTTACGCCGTCTTTCGGTTAGCCCAGTATTACGGCTGTACAATGGAAGATCTCCTAACCCAAAATATGAAAAAGAAAGAAGGGTGA